The Gordonibacter urolithinfaciens genome contains a region encoding:
- a CDS encoding DNA-directed RNA polymerase subunit beta': MTTEFDVTNFDALRISLANAEDVRGWSRGEVKKPETINYRTLKPEKDGLFCEKIFGPTKDWECACGKYKRVRFKGIVCERCGVEVTRSKVRRERMGHIELAAPVSHIWYFKGSPSRLGYLLDIPPKELEKVLYFASSIVTSVDKEAREEDADELRDELAADLEELDAERDRLIEATRKLSTSYVPEDDDFVDEVDEDERLTPEEVDEEIADIYEEFNERKALRQDAFDAFMKIEPKQLVPDEALYREMRLNYRDYFTGGMGAESVRDLLDAMDLAAVAEELRETIANGKGQKRAKAIKRLKVVDAFLKSTNKPTDMILDVIPVIPPDLRPMVQLDGGRFATSDLNDLYRRVINRNNRLKRLLDLGAPEIIVNNEKRMLQEAVDSLFDNGRRGRPVTGPGNRPLKSLSDMLKGKQGRFRQNLLGKRVDYSGRSVIVVGPQLKLHQCGLPSQMALELFKPFVMKRLVELEYAANIKAAKRSVDRGASYVWDVLEEVITEHPVLLNRAPTLHRLGIQAFEPVLVEGKAIKLHPLVCTAFNADFDGDQMAVHVPLGAEAQAEARVLMLSANNIKSPAHGRPLTVPTQDMIIGLYYLTAARDGFEGEGRAFIDFDDAMNAYDARAELDLQAKIWVRLSKDTQVATAYNTFEDHEAGERIETTIGRITFNNVLPEDYPYLNYEMNKKEISRLVEDVCNRYELSSVPPILDGLKDAGFHYATRAGVTVSVYDATVPPNKGEILAAADEKVAAIDEDYEMGLMSQEERHKQVVDIWNAANEEVGEAMAENFDKFNPIYMMAFSGARGNIKQIRQLAGMRGLMSDPKGEIIDRPIKANFREGLSVLEYFISTHGARKGLADTALRTADSGYLTRRLVDVAQDVIIREIDCGTTDGVPYPLHNDKGEVDDNLIGRCLLEDAKGADGTVVLAAGEYVERMDQLRAMDEAGIDTVVIRTVMTCHAEHGVCQKCYGWDLATSRPVNIGTAVGIIAAQSIGEPGTQLTMRTFHTGGVAGEDITHGLPRVQELFEARKPKGLAVLAEISGTLQIAGDKQSKTLTIHDQQGNFREYVVSARAQMLPGVTDGCEVRVGQQLTKGSVNPHDLLRLTDPNTTLRYIVSQVQGVYVSQGVDINDKHIEVISRQMLRKVAVTDAGDSDYLPGRQVNRFEFEDEANRLIAEGKEPPVGQPLLLGITKASLATDSFLSAASFQETTKVLTDAAIEGKTDHLAGLKENVIIGKPIPAGTGLPRYREVGLTYKGRPVSGVQGENLPDFAPEALREIEELLPQPQDWSLDGDGYLNMGTNYGSYYSGLSLGHRGPQLSDEDARLYIYDDLGVSQRWANKFSEAGIETVADLVGHTEEDLLRIEGIGVKAIEELKEGLAERGLSHVIEDDLAATSDDMSQLLDMVFSPDDTILIGGDEPPTFNTEGEDMLGEALPPRSYQRNLEELDALLGSVGSLGFGLATKEDEESSSEDAEDDDIEE; the protein is encoded by the coding sequence ATGACGACGGAATTCGACGTTACCAATTTCGACGCCCTGCGTATTTCGCTTGCCAACGCCGAGGATGTGCGCGGCTGGTCGCGCGGCGAGGTGAAGAAGCCCGAGACCATCAACTACCGCACGCTCAAGCCCGAGAAGGACGGCCTGTTCTGCGAGAAGATCTTCGGCCCCACGAAGGACTGGGAGTGCGCCTGCGGCAAGTACAAGCGCGTGCGCTTCAAGGGCATCGTGTGCGAGCGCTGCGGCGTGGAGGTCACGCGCAGCAAGGTGCGCCGCGAGCGCATGGGCCACATCGAGCTGGCCGCGCCGGTGAGCCATATCTGGTACTTCAAGGGCTCGCCCTCGCGCCTGGGCTACCTGCTGGACATCCCGCCGAAAGAGCTGGAGAAGGTGCTGTACTTCGCCTCCTCCATCGTGACCTCGGTTGACAAGGAGGCCCGCGAGGAGGACGCCGACGAGCTGCGCGACGAGCTGGCCGCCGACCTCGAGGAGCTGGACGCCGAGCGCGACCGCCTCATCGAGGCCACGCGCAAGCTGTCCACGAGCTACGTGCCCGAGGACGACGACTTCGTGGACGAGGTCGACGAGGACGAGCGCCTGACGCCCGAGGAGGTCGACGAGGAGATCGCCGACATCTACGAGGAGTTCAACGAGCGCAAGGCGCTGCGCCAGGACGCGTTCGACGCCTTCATGAAGATCGAGCCGAAGCAGCTCGTGCCCGATGAGGCCCTGTACCGCGAGATGCGCCTGAACTACCGCGACTACTTCACGGGCGGCATGGGCGCCGAGTCCGTGCGCGATCTGCTGGACGCCATGGACCTGGCCGCCGTGGCCGAGGAGCTGCGCGAGACCATCGCCAACGGCAAGGGACAGAAGCGCGCCAAGGCCATCAAGCGCCTCAAGGTGGTCGACGCGTTCCTGAAGTCCACGAACAAGCCCACGGACATGATCCTGGACGTCATCCCGGTCATCCCGCCCGACCTGCGCCCCATGGTGCAGCTGGACGGCGGCCGCTTCGCCACGAGCGACTTGAACGACCTGTACCGCCGCGTCATCAACCGCAACAACCGTCTCAAGCGCCTGCTGGACCTGGGCGCTCCCGAGATCATCGTCAACAACGAGAAGCGCATGCTGCAGGAGGCCGTCGACAGCCTGTTCGACAACGGCCGCCGCGGCCGCCCCGTCACGGGCCCGGGCAACCGCCCGCTGAAGTCGCTCTCCGACATGCTCAAGGGCAAGCAGGGCCGCTTCCGCCAGAACCTGCTGGGCAAGCGCGTGGACTACTCCGGCCGTTCGGTCATCGTCGTAGGCCCGCAGCTGAAGCTGCACCAGTGCGGCCTGCCGAGCCAGATGGCGTTGGAGCTGTTCAAGCCCTTCGTCATGAAGCGCCTGGTGGAGCTCGAGTACGCCGCCAACATCAAGGCGGCCAAGCGCTCCGTGGACCGCGGTGCCAGCTACGTGTGGGACGTGCTCGAAGAGGTCATCACGGAACACCCCGTGCTGCTGAACCGCGCCCCCACGCTGCACCGCCTGGGCATCCAGGCCTTCGAGCCGGTGCTGGTCGAGGGCAAGGCCATCAAGCTGCACCCGCTGGTCTGCACCGCCTTCAACGCCGACTTCGACGGCGACCAGATGGCCGTGCACGTGCCGTTGGGCGCTGAGGCGCAGGCCGAGGCCCGCGTGCTTATGCTCTCCGCCAACAACATCAAGTCGCCGGCCCACGGCCGTCCGCTGACCGTGCCCACGCAGGACATGATCATCGGCCTGTACTACCTCACGGCCGCCCGCGACGGCTTCGAGGGCGAGGGCCGCGCGTTCATCGACTTCGACGACGCCATGAACGCCTACGACGCGCGAGCCGAGCTGGACCTGCAGGCCAAGATCTGGGTGCGCCTTTCCAAGGACACGCAGGTGGCCACGGCGTACAACACGTTCGAGGACCACGAGGCCGGCGAGCGCATCGAGACCACCATCGGCCGCATCACGTTCAACAACGTGCTGCCCGAGGACTACCCGTACCTCAACTACGAGATGAACAAGAAGGAGATCAGTCGTCTCGTGGAGGACGTGTGCAACCGCTACGAGCTGTCCAGCGTGCCGCCTATCCTGGACGGCCTAAAGGACGCGGGCTTCCACTACGCCACGCGCGCCGGCGTCACCGTGTCGGTGTACGACGCCACGGTGCCGCCGAACAAGGGAGAGATCCTGGCGGCCGCCGACGAGAAGGTCGCGGCCATCGACGAGGACTACGAGATGGGCCTCATGAGCCAGGAGGAGCGCCACAAGCAGGTCGTGGACATCTGGAACGCCGCCAACGAAGAGGTCGGCGAGGCCATGGCCGAGAACTTCGACAAGTTCAACCCCATCTACATGATGGCGTTCTCCGGCGCCCGAGGCAACATCAAGCAGATCCGCCAGCTGGCCGGCATGCGCGGCCTGATGTCCGACCCGAAGGGCGAGATCATCGACCGACCCATCAAGGCGAACTTCCGCGAGGGCCTGTCGGTTCTGGAGTACTTCATCTCCACGCACGGCGCCCGCAAGGGCCTCGCCGACACGGCGCTGCGTACCGCCGACTCGGGCTACCTGACCCGCCGCCTGGTGGACGTGGCCCAGGACGTCATCATCCGCGAGATCGACTGCGGGACGACCGACGGCGTGCCCTACCCGCTGCACAACGACAAGGGCGAGGTGGACGACAACCTCATCGGCCGCTGCCTGCTGGAGGACGCCAAGGGCGCCGACGGCACGGTAGTGCTGGCCGCGGGCGAGTACGTGGAGCGTATGGACCAGCTGCGCGCCATGGACGAGGCCGGCATCGACACGGTGGTCATCCGCACGGTCATGACCTGCCATGCCGAGCACGGCGTGTGCCAGAAGTGCTATGGCTGGGACCTCGCCACGAGCCGCCCGGTGAACATCGGCACGGCGGTGGGCATCATCGCCGCCCAGTCCATCGGCGAGCCGGGCACCCAGCTCACCATGCGCACGTTCCACACCGGCGGCGTGGCCGGCGAGGATATCACGCACGGCCTGCCCCGTGTCCAGGAGCTGTTCGAGGCGCGCAAGCCCAAGGGCCTTGCGGTGCTCGCGGAGATCTCCGGCACGCTGCAGATCGCGGGCGACAAGCAGTCCAAGACCCTCACGATCCACGACCAGCAGGGCAACTTCCGCGAGTACGTGGTGAGCGCCCGCGCCCAGATGCTGCCGGGCGTGACGGACGGGTGCGAGGTACGCGTGGGCCAGCAGCTCACCAAGGGCTCGGTGAACCCGCACGACCTGCTGCGCCTCACCGACCCGAACACCACGCTGCGCTACATCGTGAGCCAGGTCCAGGGCGTGTACGTGAGCCAGGGCGTGGACATCAACGACAAGCACATCGAGGTCATCTCGCGCCAGATGCTGCGCAAGGTGGCCGTGACGGACGCCGGCGACTCCGACTACCTGCCGGGCCGCCAGGTCAACCGCTTCGAGTTCGAGGACGAGGCCAACCGCCTCATCGCCGAGGGCAAGGAGCCGCCCGTGGGCCAGCCGCTCTTGCTGGGCATCACCAAGGCGTCGCTCGCCACGGACTCGTTCCTGTCGGCGGCCTCCTTCCAGGAGACCACCAAGGTGCTCACCGACGCCGCCATCGAGGGCAAGACCGACCACCTGGCCGGCCTCAAGGAGAACGTCATCATCGGCAAGCCTATCCCGGCGGGCACGGGCCTTCCGCGCTACCGCGAGGTGGGGCTCACCTACAAGGGCCGCCCGGTTTCCGGCGTGCAGGGCGAGAACCTGCCCGACTTCGCCCCCGAGGCGCTCCGCGAGATCGAGGAGCTGCTGCCCCAGCCGCAGGACTGGTCGCTCGACGGCGACGGCTACCTCAACATGGGCACGAACTACGGCAGCTACTACAGCGGCCTGTCTCTCGGGCACCGTGGCCCTCAGCTGTCCGACGAGGACGCGCGCCTGTACATCTACGACGACCTGGGCGTATCGCAGCGCTGGGCCAACAAGTTCAGCGAGGCGGGCATCGAGACGGTGGCCGACCTCGTGGGCCACACCGAGGAGGACCTGCTGCGTATCGAGGGCATCGGCGTGAAGGCCATCGAGGAGCTGAAGGAGGGGTTGGCGGAACGTGGCCTCTCGCACGTGATCGAGGACGACCTCGCCGCCACGAGCGACGACATGTCGCAGCTCTTGGATATGGTGTTCTCGCCTGACGACACCATCCTCATCGGCGGCGACGAGCCCCCGACCTTCAACACCGAGGGCGAGGACATGCTGGGCGAGGCCCTGCCGCCCCGCTCCTACCAGCGCAACCTGGAGGAGCTGGACGCCCTGCTGGGCTCCGTGGGGTCGCTCGGCTTCGGCCTGGCCACCAAGGAGGACGAGGAATCCTCCTCCGAGGATGCCGAGGACGACGACATCGAAGAGTAG
- a CDS encoding phosphoribosyl-ATP pyrophosphatase — MSDKTYLPAGEVPPASQIGATLEALAATIAARREAGEESYTHRLLSGPADEVLKKVMEEAGETALAAKDVESWACSSLAATLAVAGADADDALSVELPPEYDAAVDHLRYEAADVVYHLLVALERYGIGLDEFAAELNTRMTDAERPQGAVCLHEEHVKRGK; from the coding sequence ATGTCCGATAAAACCTACCTTCCGGCCGGCGAGGTGCCGCCCGCCTCGCAGATCGGGGCCACGCTCGAGGCGCTCGCGGCCACCATCGCAGCGCGACGCGAAGCGGGGGAGGAGAGCTACACGCACCGCCTGCTCTCCGGTCCGGCCGACGAGGTGCTGAAGAAGGTCATGGAGGAGGCGGGAGAGACGGCGCTCGCCGCCAAGGACGTGGAGTCCTGGGCCTGCTCGTCGCTCGCCGCCACGCTGGCGGTCGCCGGCGCGGACGCGGACGACGCGCTTTCCGTGGAGCTGCCGCCCGAGTACGATGCGGCGGTGGACCATCTGCGCTACGAGGCGGCCGACGTGGTGTACCACCTGCTGGTGGCGCTGGAGCGCTACGGCATCGGCCTCGACGAGTTCGCCGCCGAGCTCAACACCCGCATGACCGACGCGGAGCGCCCGCAAGGCGCCGTCTGCCTCCACGAAGAACACGTGAAAAGGGGGAAGTAA